The following proteins come from a genomic window of Proteinivorax hydrogeniformans:
- the buk gene encoding butyrate kinase translates to MTEANRILTINPGSTSTKIAVFEGDNPLYEETLRHSAEEVGKFDSIIDQYEFRKEVILNSLDNQGINLSKLSAVVGRGGLLAPMAGGTYEVNEKMLEDLKVGILGQHASNLGGIIANEVAKQLNIPAYIVDPVVVDEMEDVARISGMPELERKSILHALNQKAVARRAAEDLGGEYQDFNLIVAHMGGGVSVGAHKGGRVIDVNNALDGEGPFSPERSGGLPVGDLVKLCFSGKFTQEEIKKKITGKGGLVAYLGSNDGREIQEMVDKGDEKAALVYEAMAYQVAKEIGSCAAVLKGEVDGIVLTGGLAYDKGLVKWINDRVEFIGKVMVYPGEDEMLALAEGGLRVLQGKEQAQTYKG, encoded by the coding sequence ATGACAGAAGCAAATAGAATATTAACAATTAATCCGGGTTCTACCTCCACCAAAATTGCAGTATTTGAAGGTGACAATCCACTTTACGAAGAGACTTTGCGTCATAGTGCGGAGGAAGTTGGCAAATTTGATTCAATTATTGACCAATATGAGTTTAGAAAAGAAGTAATCTTAAACAGCCTAGATAACCAAGGGATTAACTTAAGTAAGTTATCAGCAGTTGTTGGTAGAGGTGGTTTGCTAGCACCAATGGCTGGGGGAACTTATGAAGTAAACGAAAAAATGCTAGAAGACCTAAAGGTAGGTATATTAGGCCAACATGCTTCGAATTTAGGTGGAATTATCGCAAACGAGGTAGCGAAACAGCTTAATATCCCTGCATACATCGTTGACCCTGTAGTGGTTGATGAAATGGAAGATGTTGCAAGGATATCTGGAATGCCAGAACTTGAACGTAAAAGTATTCTACACGCATTAAACCAAAAGGCTGTAGCTAGAAGAGCAGCTGAAGATTTAGGTGGAGAGTATCAAGACTTTAACTTAATAGTTGCCCATATGGGTGGCGGTGTTTCTGTCGGCGCTCACAAAGGTGGTAGAGTAATAGACGTAAATAACGCTTTAGACGGCGAGGGCCCATTTTCACCAGAACGTAGTGGAGGTTTGCCGGTAGGAGATTTAGTTAAGTTATGCTTCTCTGGTAAGTTCACTCAAGAGGAGATTAAAAAGAAAATTACTGGTAAAGGTGGACTTGTTGCCTACCTAGGTTCAAATGACGGTAGAGAAATCCAAGAAATGGTTGATAAAGGCGATGAGAAAGCTGCCTTGGTTTATGAAGCAATGGCATATCAAGTAGCAAAAGAAATAGGGAGTTGTGCAGCGGTACTAAAAGGAGAAGTCGATGGTATTGTTCTTACTGGAGGACTTGCTTATGACAAAGGCCTAGTCAAGTGGATAAACGATAGAGTTGAGTTTATCGGCAAAGTTATGGTTTATCCAGGTGAAGATGAGATGTTAGCTCTTGCAGAAGGTGGGCTTCGAGTTCTACAAGGCAAAGAACAAGCCCAGACTTATAAAGGTTAG
- a CDS encoding Glu/Leu/Phe/Val dehydrogenase produces the protein MKIFKYMETYDYEQLVLCHDKTSGLKAIIAIHDTTLGPALGGTRMWNYDTEEEAIEDALRLAKGMTYKAAAAGLNLGGGKTVIWGDPNTDKSEELWRAFGRYVQSLNGRYITAADVGTGVADLDIVKEETDHVTGVSESHGSSGDPSPKTAYGTFRGILASANEAWGSDSLEGKVVAVQGVGKVGYYLCKHLHEAGAKLIVSDINQEAIDRVVNEFGAEVVEPDAIYGVECDIYAPTALGATVNDDTIPQFKCKIIAGAANNVLKEERHGDIIHEKGILYAPDYVINAGGLMNVADEVKGYNEARAMEKIATIYDNIKKVYEIAKRDNIPSYKAADKMAEERIENLGRVKSTFLNK, from the coding sequence ATGAAAATCTTTAAGTACATGGAAACTTACGACTATGAGCAATTAGTTCTTTGCCATGACAAAACATCTGGTTTAAAAGCTATCATCGCGATTCACGACACTACACTAGGACCTGCTTTAGGTGGTACTAGAATGTGGAACTACGACACTGAAGAAGAAGCAATCGAAGATGCACTAAGACTAGCGAAAGGTATGACATACAAAGCTGCAGCTGCTGGCCTAAACCTAGGTGGCGGTAAAACAGTTATTTGGGGTGATCCTAACACTGATAAGTCTGAAGAGTTATGGAGAGCTTTTGGTCGCTATGTACAAAGTTTAAATGGCCGCTACATCACAGCTGCTGACGTTGGAACTGGAGTAGCAGACCTAGATATCGTAAAAGAAGAAACAGATCATGTTACAGGTGTATCTGAATCTCATGGTTCTAGTGGAGACCCATCTCCAAAAACTGCTTACGGTACATTTAGAGGCATCTTAGCAAGTGCTAACGAAGCTTGGGGTTCTGACAGCCTAGAAGGTAAAGTAGTAGCAGTTCAAGGTGTTGGTAAAGTTGGTTACTACTTATGTAAGCATCTTCATGAAGCTGGTGCAAAGCTAATTGTTTCTGACATTAACCAGGAAGCTATAGATAGAGTAGTAAATGAGTTTGGTGCAGAGGTAGTAGAGCCTGACGCAATTTATGGTGTAGAGTGTGATATTTATGCTCCTACAGCACTAGGTGCTACTGTTAACGATGACACTATCCCACAATTTAAGTGTAAAATCATCGCTGGTGCTGCTAATAATGTTCTTAAAGAAGAGCGTCATGGAGATATTATCCATGAAAAAGGAATTCTTTACGCTCCAGACTATGTAATTAACGCTGGTGGCCTTATGAACGTGGCTGATGAAGTAAAAGGATATAACGAAGCAAGAGCGATGGAAAAAATTGCAACAATTTATGACAACATCAAAAAAGTATACGAAATCGCTAAGAGAGACAACATTCCTTCTTACAAAGCTGCTGACAAAATGGCAGAAGAAAGAATTGAAAACCTAGGAAGAGTAAAAAGCACTTTCTTAAACAAATAA